Proteins encoded together in one Columba livia isolate bColLiv1 breed racing homer chromosome 3, bColLiv1.pat.W.v2, whole genome shotgun sequence window:
- the CRIPT gene encoding cysteine-rich PDZ-binding protein — MVCEKCEKKLGTVITPDTWKDGARNTTESGGRKLNENKALTSKKARFDPYGKNKFAICRICKSSVHQPGSHYCQGCAYKKGICSMCGKKVLDTKNYKQTSV, encoded by the exons ATGGTGTGCGAGAAGT GTGAGAAGAAGCTCGGGACGGTCATCACTCCCGATACGTGGAAAGATGGTGCAAGAAACACGACAG AAAGCGGTGGTCGCAAGTTAAATGAAAACAAGGCGTTGACCTCAAAGAAAGCAAG GTTTGATCCTTATGGGAAGAACAAATTTGCAATATGTCGGATTTGTAAGAGTTCTGTCCATCAGCCAGGCTCCCACTATTGTCAAGGATGTGCCTATAAAAAAG GCATCTGCTCAATGTGTGGCAAGAAGGTCTTGGATACAAAGAACTACAAGCAAACTTCTGTCTAA